Proteins encoded within one genomic window of Bradyrhizobium sp. CB1717:
- a CDS encoding patatin-like phospholipase family protein — protein sequence MTANRTADRKTVNFALQGGGAHGAFVWGVLDQVLEDGRLAIEAISATSAGAMNAVVMASGMAHGGAEAARESLHAFWYEVSRMDMAYDLMSPLNQWIQALKLPPEYHPVHAIIHTLTHTLPPGLLNPFHFNPLRALLQRVVDFDRLNSSPEAPQLFLNATNVRNGKIKVFQSPLLTAETVLASACLPPYFQAVEIDGEHYWDGGYLGNPAIYPLIYRKGSHDVIIVQVTAIRRNELPTSAADVLHRINEISFNSSLMREMRAIAFATRLIDDGELDSDKHSRMYMHWIGNDLLMSQLGTATQFHPEWSLLCRLRDEGREAARSWLACNFDQIGKSSTVDLADMFL from the coding sequence GTGACAGCCAACCGGACCGCCGACCGCAAGACCGTCAACTTCGCGCTCCAGGGCGGCGGCGCGCACGGCGCCTTCGTCTGGGGCGTGCTCGACCAGGTGCTCGAAGACGGCAGGCTCGCGATCGAGGCGATCAGCGCGACCAGCGCCGGGGCCATGAATGCGGTCGTGATGGCCTCCGGCATGGCGCACGGAGGCGCGGAGGCCGCGCGAGAGAGCCTGCATGCATTCTGGTACGAAGTGTCGCGCATGGACATGGCGTACGATTTGATGTCGCCGCTGAACCAGTGGATCCAGGCCCTGAAGCTGCCGCCGGAATATCATCCGGTCCACGCCATCATCCACACGCTGACGCACACGCTGCCGCCGGGCCTGCTCAATCCCTTTCATTTCAATCCGCTTCGCGCGCTGCTGCAGCGCGTGGTCGATTTCGACCGGCTCAATTCCTCGCCCGAGGCGCCGCAGCTGTTTCTCAATGCCACCAACGTCCGCAACGGCAAGATCAAGGTGTTCCAGAGCCCGCTGCTCACGGCGGAGACCGTGCTCGCCTCGGCCTGCCTGCCGCCCTATTTCCAGGCCGTCGAGATCGACGGCGAGCATTATTGGGATGGCGGTTATCTCGGCAATCCAGCGATCTATCCGTTGATCTACCGCAAGGGCAGTCACGACGTCATCATCGTGCAGGTCACGGCGATCCGGCGCAACGAGCTGCCGACCAGTGCGGCCGACGTCCTCCACCGCATCAACGAGATCAGCTTCAATTCGTCCCTGATGCGCGAGATGCGCGCGATCGCCTTCGCCACACGGCTGATCGACGATGGCGAGCTCGACAGCGACAAGCATAGCCGCATGTACATGCACTGGATCGGCAACGACCTGCTGATGTCGCAGCTCGGCACGGCCACGCAGTTCCATCCCGAATGGAGCCTGTTGTGCCGCCTGCGCGATGAGGGCCGCGAGGCGGCGCGAAGCTGGCTGGCGTGTAACTTCGACCAGATCGGAAAGTCCTCGACGGTCGATCTGGCCGACATGTTTCTCTAG
- a CDS encoding MBL fold metallo-hydrolase, with product MKPIYCLAVVVALATGSASAQTPPQTSTRKVDGTDNVYVFRYGGHQSMFVVTPQGVIATDPISYLRPAKPYIDAIKAVTDKPIKYVIYSHHHYDHIAGGQPFKDLGATFIAHRRTKERLLELKKQKSLLADVVMPDQVVDDKKSITLGGTTLELNYVGRNHSDNSLVMRLPKEKIVFVVDFAPIESVQFRNIPDNASPLEYIASLKKLASLDWERMIPGHPYAGGRFGTKKDVEDDIAYMEDLSTEVKKAADAGKCFDTAMKEVKLPKYEKWANYEASLPANVERFCYWWGRGY from the coding sequence ATGAAGCCAATCTATTGCCTTGCCGTTGTCGTAGCCCTCGCGACCGGATCGGCCTCCGCGCAGACCCCACCGCAGACCTCGACCAGGAAGGTCGACGGCACCGACAACGTCTACGTCTTTCGCTATGGCGGCCATCAGTCGATGTTCGTGGTGACGCCGCAGGGCGTGATCGCGACCGATCCGATCTCGTATCTGCGGCCCGCGAAGCCCTATATCGACGCGATCAAGGCCGTCACCGACAAGCCGATCAAATACGTCATCTACAGCCACCATCACTACGACCACATCGCCGGCGGCCAGCCCTTCAAGGATCTCGGCGCCACCTTCATCGCGCACCGGCGAACCAAGGAGCGTCTGCTCGAGCTGAAGAAGCAGAAGTCCCTGCTCGCCGACGTCGTCATGCCGGACCAGGTGGTGGACGACAAGAAAAGCATCACGCTCGGCGGTACCACGCTGGAGCTGAATTATGTCGGCCGCAACCATTCCGACAACTCGCTGGTGATGCGACTGCCGAAGGAGAAGATCGTCTTCGTCGTCGACTTCGCACCGATCGAGAGCGTCCAGTTCCGCAACATCCCCGACAATGCCTCGCCGCTGGAGTACATCGCCTCGCTGAAGAAGCTGGCCTCGCTCGACTGGGAGCGGATGATCCCCGGCCATCCCTATGCCGGCGGACGCTTCGGCACCAAGAAGGACGTCGAGGACGACATCGCCTACATGGAGGACCTCTCCACCGAAGTGAAGAAGGCGGCGGACGCCGGCAAGTGCTTCGACACCGCGATGAAGGAGGTGAAGCTGCCGAAATACGAGAAGTGGGCGAATTACGAGGCGAGCCTTCCTGCGAATGTCGAGCGCTTCTGCTACTGGTGGGGACGGGGATACTAA
- a CDS encoding mechanosensitive ion channel domain-containing protein translates to MSHKLVPALVAALFLAIFSLSSARAEPPRPATNNAAALSPDEAKRALETLQDDKRRAQMIDTLRAIANASGAPQPAPEQKSPIPLAADGLGAQLMLTVSEQIGEISSEIASMTRTLTHFPAFYYWIMRTANDPAAYNLLIEIAWKLALVLGCALAAEWVIFRLIRRPVVFLEGRVPQTARLPAQALPIADPPSSVADVTPAPELQKRRHSLARIWQVMLRLPFVLGRFVLELLPVLVFVGVATALLGTEIGEPTTVRLVILAVVNAYAFSRGLICLVRALAGPFGLFPVRAETAAYIEIWARRIVGVGVTGIAFANVALLLGLHRAGYAALLRMVMLVVHLFIVVIILQCRRQVAEAIRAPAERQGIAARLRNRIAGGWHYLAIALDLALWAVWALNIRNGYSLLLQYFVGTVVVAVITRVAIMLTLSLIDRGFRIKPEILQRFPGLETRANRYLPLLRKIVSGVIAFIGFVAVLEVWGVDAIVWFYGGQIGGRLISAVVTIGIAVFIAAAIWEISNALLDRQINALSRDGHYARAARLRTFQPMLRTALLCLIATVVGLTALSEIGVNVAPLLAGAGIVGIAIGFGSQKLVQDLITGLFLLLENTVQVGDTVSVSGLSGVVENVSIRTIRLRAGDGAVHIVPFSAVTTITNASRGAGNASVSVNVAYKEDTDRAGQILKDIVDEMRREADFRALIRGDLELWGVDKVDGAMVSIVGQIRCTEAGRWPVQREFNRRMKQRFQQHGIEVASATQTILMHVAPPADHAANLTPRRAAG, encoded by the coding sequence GTGTCGCATAAGCTTGTCCCGGCGCTCGTCGCCGCTCTCTTCCTCGCGATCTTTTCTCTCTCCAGCGCCCGCGCCGAGCCGCCTCGGCCGGCGACGAATAATGCCGCCGCGCTGTCGCCCGATGAGGCGAAGCGCGCGCTGGAGACCCTTCAGGACGACAAGAGGCGCGCGCAGATGATCGACACGCTGCGTGCGATCGCCAATGCGTCCGGCGCGCCGCAGCCTGCGCCTGAACAGAAATCGCCGATCCCGCTCGCGGCCGATGGCCTCGGTGCGCAGCTCATGCTCACGGTGTCGGAGCAGATCGGCGAGATCTCGAGCGAGATCGCCAGCATGACGCGGACGCTCACGCACTTCCCGGCCTTCTACTACTGGATCATGCGCACCGCGAACGATCCGGCGGCCTACAATCTCCTGATCGAGATCGCCTGGAAGCTTGCGCTGGTGCTCGGCTGCGCGCTCGCGGCCGAATGGGTGATCTTCCGTCTGATCCGCCGTCCGGTCGTGTTCCTGGAAGGACGTGTGCCGCAGACCGCGCGCCTGCCGGCGCAGGCGCTGCCGATCGCCGATCCGCCATCGTCGGTCGCCGACGTGACGCCGGCACCTGAGTTGCAGAAGCGACGTCACAGTCTGGCGCGGATCTGGCAGGTCATGCTGCGGCTGCCCTTCGTGCTCGGCCGTTTCGTGCTCGAGCTGCTTCCTGTGCTCGTGTTCGTCGGCGTCGCCACCGCGCTGCTGGGAACGGAGATCGGCGAGCCCACGACCGTCCGACTCGTGATCCTCGCGGTCGTCAACGCCTATGCGTTCTCGCGCGGGTTGATCTGCCTGGTTCGTGCGCTGGCGGGGCCGTTCGGCCTGTTTCCGGTGCGAGCCGAGACTGCGGCCTATATCGAGATCTGGGCGCGCCGCATCGTCGGTGTCGGCGTCACCGGCATCGCCTTCGCCAATGTGGCGCTGCTGCTCGGCCTGCATCGTGCCGGCTATGCCGCGCTGCTGCGCATGGTGATGCTGGTCGTGCACCTCTTCATCGTCGTCATCATCCTGCAATGCCGTCGCCAGGTCGCAGAAGCCATCCGCGCGCCGGCGGAACGGCAGGGGATCGCGGCACGTCTGCGCAACCGCATCGCCGGCGGCTGGCATTATCTCGCCATCGCACTCGATCTGGCGCTGTGGGCGGTGTGGGCGCTGAACATCCGCAACGGCTATTCGCTGCTGCTGCAATATTTCGTCGGTACCGTTGTGGTCGCGGTGATCACGCGCGTCGCCATCATGCTGACGCTGAGCCTGATCGACCGCGGCTTCCGCATCAAGCCGGAGATCCTGCAGCGCTTTCCGGGACTGGAGACCCGCGCCAACCGCTATCTGCCGCTGCTGCGCAAGATCGTCTCCGGCGTGATCGCCTTCATCGGCTTCGTGGCCGTGCTCGAGGTCTGGGGCGTGGACGCCATCGTCTGGTTCTATGGCGGCCAGATCGGCGGCCGGCTGATCTCGGCGGTGGTGACGATCGGCATTGCCGTGTTCATCGCCGCCGCCATCTGGGAAATCAGCAACGCGCTGCTCGATCGCCAGATCAATGCGCTGTCACGCGACGGCCACTACGCCCGCGCGGCGCGCCTGCGCACCTTCCAGCCGATGCTGCGCACCGCGCTACTCTGCCTGATCGCCACCGTGGTCGGCCTCACGGCGCTCAGCGAGATCGGCGTCAATGTCGCCCCGCTGCTCGCGGGCGCCGGCATCGTCGGCATCGCCATCGGCTTCGGTTCGCAGAAGCTGGTGCAGGACCTCATCACCGGTCTGTTCCTGCTGCTGGAGAATACGGTGCAGGTCGGAGACACCGTCAGCGTCTCCGGGCTCTCGGGCGTCGTCGAGAATGTCTCGATCCGCACCATCCGCCTGCGCGCCGGCGACGGCGCCGTGCACATCGTGCCGTTCAGCGCGGTCACCACCATCACCAATGCCAGCCGCGGCGCCGGCAACGCCTCCGTCAGCGTCAACGTCGCCTACAAGGAGGACACCGATCGCGCCGGCCAGATCCTCAAGGACATCGTCGACGAGATGCGGCGCGAGGCGGACTTCCGCGCACTGATCCGCGGCGATCTCGAGCTGTGGGGCGTCGACAAGGTCGACGGCGCGATGGTGTCGATCGTCGGCCAGATCCGCTGCACCGAGGCCGGCCGCTGGCCGGTGCAGCGCGAGTTCAACCGCCGCATGAAGCAGCGCTTCCAGCAGCACGGGATCGAGGTTGCCTCCGCGACCCAGACCATTCTGATGCATGTCGCGCCGCCGGCCGATCATGCCGCGAACCTGACGCCACGTCGGGCCGCCGGATAG
- a CDS encoding tripartite tricarboxylate transporter substrate-binding protein produces the protein MRGRWAEFRGHVLVICTLIGCAVWAAPGNAQPFPSRPVTLVVPFAAGGPTDTLARILSERIAAELHTTVVVENVAGASGSIAGARVARATPDGTTITIGHWGTHVLNGAIFKLPYDVIADFEPVATIAMGTQLIVGRKSLEANTLKEMIAWLKAHPGKATAGTAGAGTGAHVAGVFFKEKTGTDFQFVPYRGAGPAMIDLVAGQIDIMFDQASNSLPQYKNGAIKAFAVTSPTRLASAPDIPTVDEAGLPGLYISYWHGIWAPKNTPKDIVAKLNAAIVAVLADPAVKQRFAELGQEIPPPDQQSPTALATFQKAETEKWWPIVKAADIKPE, from the coding sequence ATGCGGGGGCGGTGGGCTGAATTTCGTGGTCATGTGCTCGTCATTTGCACGTTGATCGGATGTGCGGTGTGGGCCGCACCTGGCAACGCACAGCCCTTTCCGTCGCGCCCCGTCACCCTCGTCGTGCCGTTCGCGGCGGGCGGCCCGACCGACACGCTGGCGCGAATCCTGTCCGAGCGGATCGCGGCCGAGCTGCACACGACGGTCGTGGTCGAGAACGTGGCGGGCGCCTCCGGCAGCATCGCCGGCGCCCGCGTTGCACGCGCGACGCCCGACGGCACCACCATCACCATCGGCCATTGGGGCACACATGTGCTGAATGGCGCGATCTTCAAGCTGCCCTATGACGTGATCGCCGATTTCGAGCCGGTCGCGACCATCGCGATGGGAACGCAGCTCATCGTCGGCCGGAAGTCGCTCGAGGCCAACACCCTGAAGGAGATGATCGCGTGGCTGAAGGCCCACCCCGGCAAGGCCACCGCCGGGACGGCCGGCGCGGGTACCGGCGCCCATGTCGCCGGCGTCTTCTTCAAGGAGAAGACCGGGACCGATTTCCAGTTCGTGCCCTATCGCGGCGCCGGGCCCGCCATGATCGATCTCGTCGCCGGCCAGATCGACATCATGTTCGACCAGGCTTCGAACTCGCTGCCACAATACAAGAATGGCGCCATCAAGGCGTTCGCCGTGACCTCGCCGACGCGGCTTGCATCTGCACCCGATATTCCCACCGTCGATGAGGCGGGGCTGCCCGGGCTCTATATTTCCTACTGGCACGGCATCTGGGCCCCGAAGAACACGCCGAAAGACATTGTTGCGAAGCTCAACGCGGCCATCGTCGCCGTGCTTGCCGATCCCGCCGTCAAGCAGCGCTTCGCCGAATTGGGGCAGGAGATTCCGCCACCTGATCAGCAATCGCCGACCGCGCTCGCGACTTTCCAGAAAGCCGAGACCGAGAAATGGTGGCCGATTGTGAAGGCCGCCGACATCAAGCCTGAGTAG